DNA from Amycolatopsis sp. DSM 110486:
CCAACACGCTGGCGATGCTCGTGTTCATCTGCCTGCTGCCCTTCGGCGGGCTGCTCTCCGACCGTATCGGCCGCAAACCCACGATGACGGCGTTCGCGGCCGGGTTCGTGATCTTCGCGTGGCCCGCGTTCCACTTCCTGGCCAACGGGTTCTGGAGTGTGTTCGTGATCGAGCTCATCGGGCTCGTGCTGATCGTCGGCTACTCGGCCAACTGCGCGGTGATCATGGCCGAGCAGTTCCCGCCCGAGGTGCGCACCACCGGCATCGGGCTGCCCTACGCGCTGGCGGTCGCCGTGTTCGGCGGCACCGCGCCGTACATCACGACCTGGCTCAACGCCAACCACCACGGGGATCTCGTGTGGATCTACGTCGCCGTCGCCGCGCTGATCGGCGTCGCGGTCTACCTCACGATGCCCGAGACGAAGGGAAAGCAGCTCTAGTGCGCACCGTGCTCGTCACCGGTGCCGCGGGCGGGATCGGGGCCGCGATCGCGGCCCGCTTCGCCGCCGCGGGCGACCGGCTGACTTTGTCGGACCTGCGTCCGGCCGAACTGTCCGCAGTGGCCGGAAAGCTGCGCGCCGACCACGGCGTGACCGTGGCCGAGCTGCCCGGTGACCTCGCCGACGCCGCCTACGCCGAAGGCCTGGTGGACGCGGCCGGCGCGGTCGACGTGCTGGTCAACGCCGCCGGCATCTACCCCGCCACGCGCCTGCTCGACATGACCGCCCAGCGGTGGGACCGCGTGCAGGACGTGAACGTGCGGGCCGCGGTGCTCACCACCGTCGCGTTCGGACGCAAACACGTGGCCGCCGGCACCACCGGCACGGTCGTGAACATCTCCTCCGGCGCGGCCACCCGCGCCCGGCCCGGCGCCTCGCACTACGCGACGTCGAAGGCCGCGCTGGAGATGGCGACCAAGGCGTGTGCGGTGGAGCTCGGTCCGCACGGCATCCGCGTCAACGCCGTAAGCCCCGGGTTCGTGACGGTCGACAGCGAAGCCAATCCCGTGACCGAGGCCTACGCCGCGGCCGTGTCCGTGAACCCGCTCGGCCGCCGCGGTGCGCCGCGTGAGATCGCCGACGCCGTGTTCTGGCTCGCCGGCCCGGAGGCCGGGTGGATCACCGGCACGGTGCTGCGGGTCGACGGCGGCTCGACCGCGGGTGCGGCGGGCCTGCCGCTGCACTGGTCCGGGGAAACCCCAGTCCAAACGGGAGGAAGCACGCATGTCTGAGCGCCGCTCTTACACAGTGGTGGGCGGCGGCGCGATCGGCGGGACGCTGGCGTTCCACCTCGCGAAAGCCGGGCACCCGGTGGTGATCGTCGACGCCGACGCGGCGCACGTGACCGCGATCAACGAGCGCGGGCTGACGCTGGTGCGCCCCGAAGGTGAGGAGCACGTCGACCTTCCCGCGTTCGTTCCCGACGAGGCGCCGCCGGAGCTGAGCCGCGTGCTGCTCGCGGTGAAGGCCCAGGCCACGGAGCACGCCATGCAGTGGCTCGAACCGCTGCTGGCGTCCGACGGGTTCGTCGTTTCTCTGCAGAACGGCCTGAACGAGCAGCTCATCGCGTCGTTCGTCGGCGAGCAGCGCACGGTGGGCGCGTTCGTGAACTTGTTCGCCGACGTCGCCGAGCCCGGCGTGGTGCGCGACGGCGGGGCCGGCGCCCTGGTCATCGGCGAGCCCGACGGCCGGATCACCGGCCGTGTCGAGGAAGTCGTGGCCGATCTGCAGGCCTGGGGCCCGGCGAAGGCGACCGCGAACGTCGAGGGCTACCTGTGGGCCAAGCTCGGGTTCGGCGCGATGCTGACCACGACCGCGCTGGCCGACGCGCCGATGGCCGACCTCATCGACCGGCACCGGCCGCTGATGCACGCGCTCGCGGCCGAGGTGTTCGCCGCGGCCGGTTCGCGGGTCCTGGAGCCGTTCGACCAGTTCGATCCCGCCGCGTACCTGCCGGGCGCGGACGGGCGCGAAGCGGCGACGGACCGGCTGGTGGCCTGGCTGCGCACGCAGCCGAAGGACCGCAGCGGGATCTGGCGCGACATCGCCGTGCGCCACCGACCGGTGGAGGTCTTCCACCACTACGCGCCGGTGCTCGACGAAGCCGCCGCGCTGGGGATCGGCCTGCCGCTGCTCAACGCCGTGCTGAAACGCCTCGGCGACGTCGAGTCCGGCGCCGCGATGTCCGAGGACCACCTTACCGAACTGGAGGCACACCTGTGACCGGGATCCGCGAGCTGCACGAGTGGGTGCGCGCGCACCGCGACGACCTGCTCGCCGACCTCGCCGAGTACGTCGGCATCGAGACTCCCAGTGACGACAAGGAAAGTCTCACTCGCGGACTGTCCTGGGTGGACGGCTGGCTGCGCTCCCGGCTCGGTGAGCCGGCGGCCGTGCGCGA
Protein-coding regions in this window:
- a CDS encoding SDR family NAD(P)-dependent oxidoreductase codes for the protein MRTVLVTGAAGGIGAAIAARFAAAGDRLTLSDLRPAELSAVAGKLRADHGVTVAELPGDLADAAYAEGLVDAAGAVDVLVNAAGIYPATRLLDMTAQRWDRVQDVNVRAAVLTTVAFGRKHVAAGTTGTVVNISSGAATRARPGASHYATSKAALEMATKACAVELGPHGIRVNAVSPGFVTVDSEANPVTEAYAAAVSVNPLGRRGAPREIADAVFWLAGPEAGWITGTVLRVDGGSTAGAAGLPLHWSGETPVQTGGSTHV
- a CDS encoding ketopantoate reductase family protein; this encodes MSERRSYTVVGGGAIGGTLAFHLAKAGHPVVIVDADAAHVTAINERGLTLVRPEGEEHVDLPAFVPDEAPPELSRVLLAVKAQATEHAMQWLEPLLASDGFVVSLQNGLNEQLIASFVGEQRTVGAFVNLFADVAEPGVVRDGGAGALVIGEPDGRITGRVEEVVADLQAWGPAKATANVEGYLWAKLGFGAMLTTTALADAPMADLIDRHRPLMHALAAEVFAAAGSRVLEPFDQFDPAAYLPGADGREAATDRLVAWLRTQPKDRSGIWRDIAVRHRPVEVFHHYAPVLDEAAALGIGLPLLNAVLKRLGDVESGAAMSEDHLTELEAHL